In Phoenix dactylifera cultivar Barhee BC4 chromosome 11, palm_55x_up_171113_PBpolish2nd_filt_p, whole genome shotgun sequence, the following are encoded in one genomic region:
- the LOC103717094 gene encoding two pore potassium channel c-like, with product MAETEPLLPTTTPRTKLLPSTPPSSILWPLPEDGEISIPFSPAPASPSLKERLIFGSSSDLQSSISPEALSLLIPTPSSPIASAARTPTIPRSPLAAAEGPSSSSWLTDPSAAAKGRSNLHRSRTAPAMSAINAHAQQPSSASPRRPSIVLQAVALLAIYLSLGVLVYTLNRSHFSAADTHPVVDALYFCIVTMCTIGYGDITPATPSAKLFSITFVLVGFGFVDILLSSMVSYVLDLQESLLLGAVANPKHDRHGAAGAGHHHHRRDVARRYIIDVKKGRMRIRMKVSLALGVVVLCIGVGTAVLRFVERLGWLDSFYLSVMSVTTVGYGDHAFQTMPGRLFASVWLLVSTLAVARAFLYLAEARIDKRHRMIAKWVLCRDMTVSEFLAADIDNDGSVTKPEFVIYKLKEMGKVSEKDTMQICDQFDRLDTGKCGKITLSDLIESHH from the exons ATGGCTGAAACGGAGCCCCTCCTCCCCACCACCACTCCAAGAACAAAGCttctcccatccactcctccatcCTCCATCCTCTGGCCCCTCCCCGAAGACGGCGAGATCTCCATCCCCTTCTCCCCTGCCCCCGCCTCCCCCTCCCTCAAAGAACGCCTCATCTTCGGCTCCTCCTCCGACCTCCAATCTTCCATCTCCCCCGAGGCCCTATCCCTACTCATCCCCACCCCATCATCTCCAATCGCATCCGCGGCCCGGACTCCCACCATCCCAAGGTCTCCTCTAGCTGCGGCCGAAGGCCCCTCGTCGTCGTCATGGTTGACGGACCCGTCGGCGGCGGCGAAGGGGCGGAGCAACCTCCACCGGTCGCGCACCGCTCCCGCCATGTCGGCCATCAACGCCCACGCCCAACAGCCGTCCTCGGCCTCCCCCCGCCGCCCCTCCATCGTGCTGCAGGCCGTCGCCCTCCTCGCCATCTACCTCTCCCTCGGCGTCCTCGTCTACACCCTCAACCGCTCCCACTTCTCCGCCGCCGACACCCACCCCGTCGTCGATGCCCTCTACTTCTGCATCGTCACCATGTGCACCATCGGCTACGGCGACATCACCCCCGCCACCCCCTCTGCCAAGCTCTTCTCCATCACCTTCGTCCTCGTAGGCTTCGGCTTCGTCGACATCCTCCTCTCCAGCATGGTCTCCTACGTCCTCGACCTCCAGGAGTCCCTCCTCCTCGGCGCCGTCGCCAACCCGAAGCACGACCGCCACGGCGCCGCTGGGGCCGGGCACCACCACCACCGGCGCGACGTCGCCCGCCGCTACATCATCGACGTCAAGAAGGGCCGCATGCGCATTCGCATGAAGGTCTCCCTCGCCCTAGGAGTCGTCGTGCTCTGCATCGGCGTCGGCACCGCCGTGCTCCGCTTCGTCGAGCGACTCGGCTGGCTTGACTCCTTCTACCTCTCCGTCATGTCCGTCACCACCGTTGGCTACGGGGACCATGCCTTCCAGACCATGCCCGGCCGGCTCTTTGCGTCAGTGTGGCTCCTTGTGTCCACGCTCGCCGTCGCCCGTGCCTTCCTCTACCTGGCGGAGGCCAGGATCGACAAGAGGCACCGCATGATCGCAAAGTGGGTGCTCTGCAGGGACATGACCGTCTCCGAATTCCTCGCCGCCGACATCGACAACGATGGTTCCGTCAC CAAACCAGAGTTTGTCATTTACAAACTGAAGGAGATGGGGAAGGTATCCGAGAAGGACACCATGCAGATCTGCGATCAGTTTGATAGGCTAGACACAGGAAAATGCGGAAAGATCACACTTTCTGATCTCATTGAAAGTCATCACTAA